GTTAATTGTCGCGCAATGCACACGGTAGAAAATCGAGCTTGATATAAATTAAAACCCGCTCGCCCCACGTCTTTTAAGGCTTCTGGATGTTGATACGCCCAAAGAATCGCTGACACCAGCGATTCTACTTCTCCCTGCTTGACCAAAAGGCAATTGTGCTTATCAATAAATCCTGAATATTCAGCGATTTGTCCAATCACTGTTGGTTTAGCCGCCGCCAGAAATTGCAAAGATTTACCCGTAATGACCCGCTGGGCTTGCGGCGTGTTGCCAAAAGGGCCACCTAAACCTAAATCCGTATTAGCCACGTAATGGCGCAATAAAGCAGGAAAATCCACCCATTGAATATGAGTTATATTCGGCAAAGACAATTGTTGTAAATAATCAACTTCCTTTTTACCCCCACCAATAAAAGTAAATTGAATTGGAAATGGTTTTAAAATAGCAGCCGCTTGTAAAATAATAGGCACACCATGTAATGGCAAAAAAGAACCATAGAATAATACTTGAAATGGACTATGAAATTGGGCTTCTTTTTTCTTTTCACTGATAATCGGTAAAGTTTCATCTGCGCCGACTGAAATAGCGTGTATTTTTTCTTTCGGTAATTTAAAACGTTGGCTAAAAAATTCTACATGTAATGAGGTATCGGTTAAAATAATATCGGCTTGGTGTAAAATGGCTTTTTCTACTCCCGATAATAATTTACCAAATAAAACTCCCATTTCACCTTGTTTTTTCTCATCAATTAAGGCTGCCGAAGGCGACATTAAGCTGTCAAATAGTAACGGTTTGCCGGCGGTTATTAAACGCACCAACCAAAAAATATCATGCCCCCTAAATCCCAATAAATAATAATCTGGATTATATTTCCAACGAATTTTAATTAATTGCCATAGCGTATCGACATAACGCCACATTCCCGTGTAACGATTAATCGCAGTGATTAAACGAATATGAGGAATTTGTTGCAAGCCTTTTAATAGCGTCATGGTTCTAATATAATTCG
The DNA window shown above is from Thioflexithrix psekupsensis and carries:
- a CDS encoding glycosyltransferase — translated: MSTERLIVCYILAYRQPNYIRTMTLLKGLQQIPHIRLITAINRYTGMWRYVDTLWQLIKIRWKYNPDYYLLGFRGHDIFWLVRLITAGKPLLFDSLMSPSAALIDEKKQGEMGVLFGKLLSGVEKAILHQADIILTDTSLHVEFFSQRFKLPKEKIHAISVGADETLPIISEKKKEAQFHSPFQVLFYGSFLPLHGVPIILQAAAILKPFPIQFTFIGGGKKEVDYLQQLSLPNITHIQWVDFPALLRHYVANTDLGLGGPFGNTPQAQRVITGKSLQFLAAAKPTVIGQIAEYSGFIDKHNCLLVKQGEVESLVSAILWAYQHPEALKDVGRAGFNLYQARFSTVCIARQLTPLLVKK